The Terriglobus sp. TAA 43 sequence CACCATCTTCGAAACGAACACATCGCAGGCCACGTACGCGGAGTAACGACCAGTGCGCCTCATCGAGCTTTACAAATCCGTTCAGGGCGAATCGTCGTTCACCGGCGTGCCATGCATCTTCGTGCGCTTTGCCGGATGCAACCTGCGCTGCGCCTGGTGCGACAGCGAATACACCTTCACCGGTGGCAAGCCGTTCACTGAAGATGAAGTTGTCGCGCAGATTGAAGCACTCGCGTGCCCGCTGGTTGAGTTCACCGGCGGTGAGCCCATGCTGCACGCAAAAGATCTTCTGCCGCTGATGCAGCGACTGCTGAATGACGAAAAAACGAAATACACGCTGATGATCGAAACCAGCGGCGAACGCCCGTTGGAAGAAGTCCCTACGGCAGTACATAAAATCGTCGATGTGAAATGCCCCGGCAGCGGCAGCGCCTTCGGCTCATTCCGCATGAGCAACCTCAACACGCTCACCGCTCGCGACGAAGTAAAGTTCGTCCTCCGCGACCGCCGCGACTACGAATTTGCACGCGACTTCATCCGCGAACATCTCGCAGCAAAAATCGCAGACGGAACGCTGGGCCATATCCTGCTTTCACCGGCATTTATCCAGCACCCTTCCCCGCTACGCACCGCAGACAACATGGAATTGGACGCACGCGACCTGGTGCAGTGGATGCTCGACGACCTCCTCCCCGCGCGCCTCTCCCTGCAGGTGCATAAATTCGTGTGGGAACCGCAAAAAAAGGGAGTTTAGCGACACCCGGATAACCATTTGTCGGTGATTGCACTCAAGGTTCAGATGGGATTGGAAAGGTGCGCTCATGCCATCCTCCATTGGAAACCACATGCTCAATGCGTTCTCACCCGCATTACGTGCGTCCATTATGAAGGCGGGAGAACATGTCTCGCTGGTGCAGTCCCAACACATCGCCTCAGTTGAAGAACTGCAGCCCTACGTCTACTTCATCAACAGTGGCTTGTGTTCCATGGTCATCTCCATGCAGGACGGCAGAACCGCCGAGGTCGCCATGTGCGGCAGGGACGGCATGGCCGGTTCGCTTTCGCTACTGGGTCCGCAATGTTGCTCCGCCGCAACGGTCATACAGATCGGAGGAGGCGCTCTGCGCGTCCCACGCCGCGAAGCGGAAAGATGGTTCGCACAATCCACTGAGTTTCGCTGCTACGTCCTGGCATGGGCGCAGATGGCGTGGAATGTCTCATTGCAGACCAGCGCCTGCGGTCTGCTGCACGACGCCGAATCCCGCCTCGCGCGATGGCTTTTAATGTGCGCCGACCGCGCCGAAAGCAATAATCTCTATCTCACGCAGGAGTTCCTCGCCGAGATGCTCGGAACACAGCGCACCACCGTCGCAACCGTTGCCAGCTGCCTCAAACGCAAGGGCCTGATCGAATATGTCAGAGGCAATGTGACAATCCTCGATCGCTCCGGTCTCATGGATACAGCATGCGAATGTTATGAAGTTGCGCGTAAAGGCATGGCTCACCTGTATCACGCCTGATACTGCTTCGAACACAAACCGATAAGGGTGTGTCGGATACAAGGCAGAGTCCACCACCGCATCACGGTTACAGTCGCGTGCAGACCCGTCACTGTGACGTGAGCGTTTTCGTGTCCTTTTCCCGAGGGCCAACGCCCCGATTGCAGGACAGTAAGGAACCTGCACCATGCCCCCGCGCACCAACCGTCTGCTGGATACTTTTTCGCCTGAGTTGCAACGTACACTCTCATCCATGACGCGCCCCGTGGAACTCCCCCGGGGAAGCATTCTCTTCACTCCGGGAGAAGCGCCATCCGGCGTGTATTTCCTCACCTCCGGAGTCGCCACCACGGTCGTCTCCGTCGCCGACGGCAGCACCGCAGAAGTCGGAGTAGCGGGCCCCGATGGCGTCACCGGCGCTGTATACCTGCTTGGACCACAGGCCGCTGTAGCGCAATGTTTTATGCAGATCCAGGGGCACGCTCTGCGCGTCGCAATAGCCGATGCCCGCAAGCTCTTCACCGAATCCGAAGAGTTCCGCACACGCATCCTCGAATACGTGCAGATGGAAACGCTCCTCACATCGCAGTTGGCCGCCTGCAACAAGCTGCACCAAAGCACCGAACGCCTCGCACGCTGGATACTCACCGCCGCAGACTGCACCGGCAGCGACACCCTCTCCCTCACGCAGGAATCGCTCTCCCAACTGCTCGGAACGCGCCGCACCACCGTCGCCCTTGTCGCTGGTGAAATGCAGCGCAACGGTCTCCTGAAATATCGCCGTGGCATGGTGCAAATCGCCAATCGCAGCGCACTCGCATCCATCGCATGCGACTGCTACAGCGTGACCCGGCGCCTGCTGCAGGGCCTGCACCGCGAACGCGCATAGCATTCGCGCTACCATCAGGTATGCGCGCTATTCATGCACTTCTCGCGGCATCGCTCTTCAGCGGTGTTGCAGCCGCACAGGCAAGGATTCCCGTTAAAGTCGTAGTCGTCACCATGTTTGAGGTCGGCAACGACACCGGCGACACTCCCGGCGAATTCCAACACTGGGTCGAAGGCGAACACCTCACCCATCGCTACGCCATGCCCGCCGCGTATCACGACGCGCTCATGAACGACGACGGCGTACTCGGCATCGTCACCGGCGTCGGCACCGCACGCGCATCGGCCACCATCATGGCGCTCGGCACCGATCCGCGCTTCGATCTTACACACGCCTACTGGGTCATCGCAGGCATCGGCGGCATCGATCCCAAACAGGGTTCGCTCGCATCCGCCGTATGGTCTGACTGGATCGTCGACGGTGACATCGCCCACGAAATCGACGTCCGCGAAGTTCCCAAAGACTGGCCCACCGGCTACGTCCCTCTGCGTAAATCCACACCCTACGAGAAGCCGCGCACCGACGAGAACGGCATCGTCTTCCACCTGAACACCGGCCTCGTCGACTGGGCATACGGTCTCACGCGCGACGTCAAACTGCCTGACAACGCAGAGATCCGCGAGCGCCGCCAAAGCTTCGCAGACGCCGCAGCGAAGAAGCCACCCTTCGTCCTGCGCGGCGACAACCTCAGTGCCAGCACCTTCTGGCACGGTAAGTTACTTAACCAATGGGCGCGCGATTGGGTCAGCTACCAGACCGACGGCCACGGCACCTACGCCATCTGCGGCATGGAAGACACCGGCACCCTGCAATCACTCACATGGCTTGATCGCGCAGGCAAAGTCGACTCAAAGCGCGTCCTCGTCCTCCGCACCGCCAGCAACTATGATCAGCAGCGCGAAGGCATCACCGCCGCGGAATCATTGGCCGAAACCAAGATCACCAAGTACTCGGCCTTCCTGCCATCGCTCGACTCTGCATACCGCGTAGGCGACGTCGTCGTGCGCAACATCGTCACCAACTGGCCCACACTTCGCGAGCGCATGCCGCAGTCCAAGCCGTAATCACGGCTAGCGCCCAAGAAAATTAATCGCCGCAGTATTCCAAACGCGTTGCTGCGGCGTTTCTCTTGCTGCACGCAACATCGCGCGTCCCACCGTCTCCGTATCCGTAGACAACTTAGGAAACTTACCTAACAACCACACCAACGGATACAGCGCGCGATAGAAGAAGTTGTAAATCGCAACCTTCGATCGAATGCCATTCCTGGCCAGGATCAGCCCCGGACGAAACGCATACGCCGCACGAAACGGCATGGCAAACAGCGCATTCTCCACGCCACCCTTCACATGCGCCCACATCGTCTTGCTGTTCGCGTCCGTGCCTTCGCCGGACACATACACAAACACCATCGAAGAATTGCGCACCACCAGCACATTGGCCACCGCCAACGTCAGGTCGCGTGTAATGCGCGTGTATTCCTCTTCCTTCATGCCCACCGACGACACGCCCAGCGGAAAGAAACAAGCGTCGTAGCCCGTCAGCGCTTCGGCTAACGAAGTGAAATCAAGCGAAGCAAACTCCTTCGGACAAACCAGCTCGCGCAACTTCGGACTCTTGCGATCCACAGCGCTATCCACAGATGCATCCAGCGCACGTCGGCTCACCGACAACACCTCAGAAACACCCGGATCCACAAGGCATTCGCGCAACACGCCCTGCCCCACCATGCCGCTGCCGCCGAACACAATTACTCGCATATGAAATGCGATGCCGAGAAATCCAGTGAAGATTCCCCAAATTCAGCAACATGGCGATTGGCGCAGACTTCCCCGGCGTTCTATCATCGCGCCTATGCGCTGGCTAACCTGCAGTTCAACTCGGAAGATCGCGGCTGCGGCCCTTGCTCTCTCAATCAGCCCCTTCGTCTTCGCGCAAAAAACCGTGTCCACGGAAAGCGGCGACCTCATCGGTAAATCCGAAGGCAACGTACGCGCATTCCTCGGTGTGCCCTATGCCGCGCCGCCTCTCGGCCCCCTGCGTTGGAAGGCTCCGGAGTCGGTAAAGCGCAGCACCTCAGCTCTGGCGGCCGACAAGATCGGCCCAGCCTGCATGCAGAAACTTTCGCGCAGCCATCTGCCCTGGACCGAAGCCTTCATGGTGCAGAACGATATCAGCGAAGACTGCCTCACGCTCAACGTATGGACCGCCGGTTCGTTCAGCGGCCATCGACCTGTGCTCGTCTATCTGCACGGTGGCGGCTTCGTGGAAGGCAGCGGCGGCATCTCCAGCTATGACGGCACACAACTCTCCAAGAGCGGCCTCATCGTCGTCACGGTGAACTTCCGCCTTGGCATCTTCGGTTACTTCGCCAGCTCCGCTCTACGCACTGACAGCGGACACGACAGCGCAGGCAACTACGCTCTCGCCGATCAGATCGCGGCACTCGACTGGGTAAAGAAAAACATCGCAGCCTTCGGTGGCGACCCGCAACGAGTAACAGTCGCAGGCCAGAGCGCAGGCGCGGAATCTGTCGCGGCACTACTCGCATCACCGAAAGCAAAGGGCCTGTTCCAACGCGCCATCCTCAACAGTGATCCGATGCTGTGGCCCGCCACAACCGTTAGCTCGCTCGACGAAGCAGCGAAGCTCGGCGATGCCTTCACCGCCAAGTACGGCGGCACGCTGGACGCTCTGCGCGCGGTCCCCGCAGAGACACTGCTCAACGCAACCGACGCACCACCCAAGCGTCCTGTCGTCGATGGCTACTGGCTCACAGAACAGCCCGGCGACGACCTCACACACCCCGTAGGCAGCGACG is a genomic window containing:
- a CDS encoding Crp/Fnr family transcriptional regulator; the encoded protein is MPSSIGNHMLNAFSPALRASIMKAGEHVSLVQSQHIASVEELQPYVYFINSGLCSMVISMQDGRTAEVAMCGRDGMAGSLSLLGPQCCSAATVIQIGGGALRVPRREAERWFAQSTEFRCYVLAWAQMAWNVSLQTSACGLLHDAESRLARWLLMCADRAESNNLYLTQEFLAEMLGTQRTTVATVASCLKRKGLIEYVRGNVTILDRSGLMDTACECYEVARKGMAHLYHA
- a CDS encoding purine nucleoside permease; amino-acid sequence: MRAIHALLAASLFSGVAAAQARIPVKVVVVTMFEVGNDTGDTPGEFQHWVEGEHLTHRYAMPAAYHDALMNDDGVLGIVTGVGTARASATIMALGTDPRFDLTHAYWVIAGIGGIDPKQGSLASAVWSDWIVDGDIAHEIDVREVPKDWPTGYVPLRKSTPYEKPRTDENGIVFHLNTGLVDWAYGLTRDVKLPDNAEIRERRQSFADAAAKKPPFVLRGDNLSASTFWHGKLLNQWARDWVSYQTDGHGTYAICGMEDTGTLQSLTWLDRAGKVDSKRVLVLRTASNYDQQREGITAAESLAETKITKYSAFLPSLDSAYRVGDVVVRNIVTNWPTLRERMPQSKP
- a CDS encoding Crp/Fnr family transcriptional regulator, with the protein product MPPRTNRLLDTFSPELQRTLSSMTRPVELPRGSILFTPGEAPSGVYFLTSGVATTVVSVADGSTAEVGVAGPDGVTGAVYLLGPQAAVAQCFMQIQGHALRVAIADARKLFTESEEFRTRILEYVQMETLLTSQLAACNKLHQSTERLARWILTAADCTGSDTLSLTQESLSQLLGTRRTTVALVAGEMQRNGLLKYRRGMVQIANRSALASIACDCYSVTRRLLQGLHRERA
- a CDS encoding carboxylesterase/lipase family protein; protein product: MSTESGDLIGKSEGNVRAFLGVPYAAPPLGPLRWKAPESVKRSTSALAADKIGPACMQKLSRSHLPWTEAFMVQNDISEDCLTLNVWTAGSFSGHRPVLVYLHGGGFVEGSGGISSYDGTQLSKSGLIVVTVNFRLGIFGYFASSALRTDSGHDSAGNYALADQIAALDWVKKNIAAFGGDPQRVTVAGQSAGAESVAALLASPKAKGLFQRAILNSDPMLWPATTVSSLDEAAKLGDAFTAKYGGTLDALRAVPAETLLNATDAPPKRPVVDGYWLTEQPGDDLTHPVGSDVPVMIGWVKDEGFPTTKLSAEAFRADVAKKYGDNAERFLKLYPADDDAQASKSQMQAGRDRNIAIATLYADAYQRRRQSSVYLYWFARTPPWKAHPEFGAHHTAEVPYFFETLDQVKDRDYEDADYAVSKIAGGEWLKFASTGKPSSTWVAAQHGGGPFYVIDTAPKPQSQLDAARAALWKSILLKH
- a CDS encoding radical SAM protein → MRLIELYKSVQGESSFTGVPCIFVRFAGCNLRCAWCDSEYTFTGGKPFTEDEVVAQIEALACPLVEFTGGEPMLHAKDLLPLMQRLLNDEKTKYTLMIETSGERPLEEVPTAVHKIVDVKCPGSGSAFGSFRMSNLNTLTARDEVKFVLRDRRDYEFARDFIREHLAAKIADGTLGHILLSPAFIQHPSPLRTADNMELDARDLVQWMLDDLLPARLSLQVHKFVWEPQKKGV
- a CDS encoding epimerase, yielding MRVIVFGGSGMVGQGVLRECLVDPGVSEVLSVSRRALDASVDSAVDRKSPKLRELVCPKEFASLDFTSLAEALTGYDACFFPLGVSSVGMKEEEYTRITRDLTLAVANVLVVRNSSMVFVYVSGEGTDANSKTMWAHVKGGVENALFAMPFRAAYAFRPGLILARNGIRSKVAIYNFFYRALYPLVWLLGKFPKLSTDTETVGRAMLRAARETPQQRVWNTAAINFLGR